GTACGGTGATCTGCTGCCACGAGATACCCTGCAGGTTCTCGACGACGCCGATACGGACGTTCTCCGCCTCGAGGATCGGCCCCTGCTCGATATGCAGCTCCAGATACGCATGCGGGACGATCGCGCCCGGTTCCAGGTCGCCGGCATAGCCGATGCGCGCGAGCTCGTCGCCGAGGCGCGTGCCGTCGATGCCGATCGTGTTCAGCGCGTCGTCGATCGACAGGCCGCCCGCATGGACGAGCGAGCCCATCATGTCGGGCTGATAGCGGATGCCTTCCTCGTTCGTAAAAGCGGCGACCGTGATCGGGCGTGCCGGTTCGATGCGCGCGTCGCGAAACGCGCGCGCGACCGCAAGACCGGCGAGCACGCCGTAGCAGCCGTCGAGCGCGCCGGCGTTCTTTACGGTGTCGATATGCGAGCCGATCATCAGCGGCTGCCGGCCCGCGGCCGCCGGGCCGGCGTGCAGCGTGCCGAAGATGTTGCCGATGCGGTCGATCCGGACGTCGAGGTCCAGCTCGCGCATCCACGCGACGACGCGGTCGCGGCCCGCGCGCTCGTCGTCGGTCAGCGCGATGCGCGTGCGGCCGCCGAGCTCGCGGTCGGCGCCAATCTCGCCGAGCTCGCGCAGTTGACGCAGAAGGACTGCGCCGTCCAGTTGCAGCGACGTGTTCATCCGGTGCTTCCGTCAAAAAGAACCGCGCCGGGTGGCGCGGGTGCGTGGAAGCAATGTTATTTCGGATGGGGTGGGATTTTTACTCGATGTGATGGGGTGCCGTGCAAGGTTCTTGCGTTTTTGCGGGGGTGTTTGCAAGGGGCGTGGGATGCGATGACGGCGACACTCTCAGGCCGCTATCCCGACGTCCACCGCGACGATGATTCCGTGCTCGACCCACGTCTGCCAGTTGCGCTCGAAGTCGAAACCGGCGTCGCGCGCGAGCGCGGCGTCGTAGGCATCGCCGATTGTGGTGCCGTCGCGCAGACTGGACAGCATCGCGAATGCGTTCCGCGATACCGCGATCACCTCCGGCATCCATTGCGGCCGGGCGACGATCATCCACTGCGGTCGGTCGACGTCGTCCGGATCGAACGCCTGACCGGACGCATGGAACGCGAGCCAGCGATCCGCAGCACGCGTCGACGTGTGAAGCAACTGCACGGCCGGATGAAGCCGAACCGAGCAATGCGCCAACGTGTCGCGCGTACATTGCGCCCATGGGTCCGGCAGTCGCGTCGTCGCGTCCGCAGCAAAACAGGCGCGATGGACCAGCCACTCGAGACGCGCGACGTCGGCGAGATGGCGACAGGTCGCCGTCGGCGGCCACGCCTCCAGCAACTCCGCCATGCGGCTGCCGAACCGGTTCAGATCGCCTGACCGGATCGGATCGGCGATGCCGTATTCACGCGACAGCGTCAGAAAGAAGTCGTCGCCCATCAGACCGCGCAGCACGGGATACGCGCAGGCCAATACGCGGTGCCACGTGTTCCATAGTCGAGCCCGGTAGCGCGCGACGCGCTCCCGGTTGTTGGCTTCATC
The sequence above is a segment of the Burkholderia multivorans ATCC BAA-247 genome. Coding sequences within it:
- a CDS encoding Zn-dependent hydrolase, with product MNTSLQLDGAVLLRQLRELGEIGADRELGGRTRIALTDDERAGRDRVVAWMRELDLDVRIDRIGNIFGTLHAGPAAAGRQPLMIGSHIDTVKNAGALDGCYGVLAGLAVARAFRDARIEPARPITVAAFTNEEGIRYQPDMMGSLVHAGGLSIDDALNTIGIDGTRLGDELARIGYAGDLEPGAIVPHAYLELHIEQGPILEAENVRIGVVENLQGISWQQITVQGNANHAGTTPMHLRHDAGWVAAAIATFLRELAVSSGTTLATIGMLRIEPNVINVIPRKAVLTVDLRDPDEQRLQQAEQRLADHLEQLAALEGVQISTERLARFEPVVFDAALVDAIEKAAARRGFSYRRMTSGAGHDAQMIARIAPAAMIFVPSRGGISHNAREHTDDSQLVDGARLLLDVVLDRLAAA
- a CDS encoding DNA-binding domain-containing protein, producing the protein MSERLKHVQLEFVTSLLHPDAEQRLLGALVGDEANNRERVARYRARLWNTWHRVLACAYPVLRGLMGDDFFLTLSREYGIADPIRSGDLNRFGSRMAELLEAWPPTATCRHLADVARLEWLVHRACFAADATTRLPDPWAQCTRDTLAHCSVRLHPAVQLLHTSTRAADRWLAFHASGQAFDPDDVDRPQWMIVARPQWMPEVIAVSRNAFAMLSSLRDGTTIGDAYDAALARDAGFDFERNWQTWVEHGIIVAVDVGIAA